In Plantibacter sp. PA-3-X8, one DNA window encodes the following:
- a CDS encoding AarF/ABC1/UbiB kinase family protein: protein MSGRAGVPAGPPAHGRARYRRILRFASWHLAAAWWFEIVLPRFGLIKLTERTRTRRMQKFARRFHVLAVDLGGLMIKVGQFMSSRLDVLPPEITKELEGLQDEVPPVAFPRIRALAESELRVSLSQVFAGIDERPVAAASLGQAHRALLAPALAADSGLDAVVLKVQRPGIDEIVTVDLAALRKVGGWLRRVRLVSDRVDMPALVEEFAATSLEEIDYLHEAASSERFAADFAGDDRVSVPAVVWERTTQRVLTLEDVTAIKITDADALRAAGIDPVDVAPVFAAVMFDQLFTNGFFHADPHPGNIFVTPVDAAPGERPWKLTFIDFGMMGEVPPTTRRGLRKLLIAAASRDGKGLVDAIRDLGVLLPSADTTELERAMTALFGRFGGMGFAELRDVDPKEFRDFGNQFSEVIRTLPFQLPENFLLIIRAISLTSGVCSALDPEFNLWDSVEPYAAQLLRDERGNVVQDLGREALDIATVAVRLPKRLDAVITRVEAGTVATTNPRLEQRIARLDRTTGRVVSAVLFAALLVAGAVLRSDDAVLGTVFMVVSVVPLLHALFSGRRGR from the coding sequence ATGAGCGGGCGGGCCGGCGTTCCAGCCGGTCCGCCCGCTCACGGGCGCGCCCGGTACCGTCGGATCCTCCGCTTCGCGAGCTGGCACCTGGCCGCCGCCTGGTGGTTCGAGATCGTCCTGCCGCGGTTCGGGCTCATCAAGCTGACGGAGCGGACCCGCACGCGCCGCATGCAGAAGTTCGCACGACGGTTCCACGTGCTCGCCGTCGACCTCGGCGGGCTCATGATCAAGGTCGGCCAGTTCATGTCGTCGCGCCTCGATGTGCTCCCGCCGGAGATCACGAAGGAGCTCGAAGGCCTGCAGGACGAAGTCCCGCCCGTCGCCTTCCCACGCATCCGCGCGCTCGCCGAGTCGGAACTCCGTGTGTCGCTCTCGCAGGTCTTCGCCGGCATCGACGAACGCCCCGTCGCAGCCGCCTCGCTCGGCCAGGCGCACCGCGCCCTGCTCGCTCCGGCGCTCGCCGCCGACTCCGGGCTCGACGCCGTCGTGCTCAAGGTCCAGCGGCCGGGCATCGACGAGATCGTCACCGTCGACCTCGCCGCCCTGCGCAAGGTGGGCGGCTGGTTGCGCCGCGTCCGGCTCGTCTCCGACCGCGTCGACATGCCCGCGCTCGTCGAGGAGTTCGCCGCGACGAGCCTCGAGGAGATCGACTACCTCCATGAGGCCGCGAGTTCTGAGCGGTTCGCCGCCGATTTCGCCGGCGACGACCGCGTCTCCGTCCCTGCGGTGGTGTGGGAGCGCACGACGCAGCGCGTCCTGACGCTCGAAGACGTCACCGCCATCAAGATCACCGACGCCGACGCCCTGCGCGCCGCCGGCATCGACCCGGTCGACGTGGCACCCGTGTTCGCGGCCGTCATGTTCGACCAGCTCTTCACCAACGGGTTCTTCCACGCCGACCCGCATCCCGGAAACATCTTCGTGACGCCCGTCGACGCCGCCCCGGGCGAGCGCCCGTGGAAGCTGACCTTCATCGACTTCGGGATGATGGGCGAGGTCCCGCCGACCACGAGGCGCGGCCTCCGGAAGCTGCTCATCGCCGCCGCATCGCGCGACGGCAAGGGCCTGGTCGACGCGATCCGCGACCTCGGCGTTCTCCTGCCCTCGGCCGACACGACCGAGCTCGAACGGGCCATGACCGCGCTGTTCGGACGCTTCGGCGGCATGGGGTTCGCGGAACTGCGCGACGTCGACCCGAAGGAGTTCCGCGACTTCGGCAACCAGTTCAGCGAGGTCATCCGGACGCTGCCGTTCCAGCTCCCCGAGAACTTCCTGCTCATCATCCGCGCGATCTCGCTCACCTCCGGTGTCTGCAGCGCACTCGACCCCGAGTTCAACCTCTGGGACTCCGTCGAGCCCTACGCCGCGCAGCTGCTCCGTGACGAACGCGGCAACGTCGTCCAGGACCTCGGTCGCGAGGCACTCGACATCGCCACGGTCGCCGTCCGCCTGCCGAAGCGTCTCGACGCGGTCATCACGCGGGTCGAAGCCGGCACCGTCGCGACCACCAACCCGAGACTGGAACAGCGGATCGCGCGGCTCGACCGCACGACGGGCCGGGTCGTCTCGGCCGTGCTGTTCGCCGCGCTGCTCGTCGCGGGAGCCGTCCTCCGGTCCGACGATGCCGTGCTCGGCACCGTCTTCATGGTGGTCTCCGTCGTGCCACTCCTCCATGCACTGTTCTCGGGGCGCCGCGGGCGCTGA
- a CDS encoding amidohydrolase, which translates to MTATDLTLRNARPSGSEPVDILVRDGRIAEIRPAGTAPASGEVVDVAGRTIGPGLWDAHVHMTQWVIQRRRIDLTETASAADVLAAVRRAVDTDAPLTDGFLMGYGFRDGLWAQPATLAALEATESDVPVVLVSGDLHCAWMNTRAARRLGLDLDASGVVAEAPWIEALQRIDQRSGLAAHAYRDAADAAARRGVVGVVEFENTDNLGEWSERIADGATSLRIEAAAWPDRLESVIAAGLRTGDAIDPAGLLTMGRLKVVVDGSLNTRTAWCWDPYPGVDPSSAHACGVESVSVDELRRLLERARGAGIAAAVHAIGDRANTEVLDTFEALGMRGVIEHAQLVREQDFARFASLGLIASVQPEHAMDDRDVADRHWSGRTGRAFAFGSLHRAGVGLRLGSDAPVSPLDPWQAIASATSRSRDGRDAWHPEQRLPLDVALAASVRTSIAVGQPADLVITDLDPFDADAERLRSMPVAATLLGGRFTWCAI; encoded by the coding sequence GTGACCGCGACCGACCTCACGCTCCGGAACGCACGACCCTCCGGCAGCGAGCCCGTCGACATCCTCGTCCGCGACGGTCGGATCGCCGAGATCCGACCGGCAGGGACGGCCCCGGCGTCCGGCGAGGTCGTGGACGTCGCCGGACGCACGATCGGACCGGGGCTCTGGGACGCCCACGTCCACATGACCCAGTGGGTGATCCAGCGGCGACGGATCGACCTGACGGAGACCGCCAGCGCGGCCGACGTCCTCGCGGCCGTCCGTCGCGCCGTCGACACCGATGCACCCCTCACCGACGGGTTCCTCATGGGGTACGGGTTCCGCGACGGCCTGTGGGCGCAGCCGGCGACGCTCGCCGCGCTGGAGGCCACCGAATCGGACGTACCCGTCGTCCTCGTCAGCGGCGATCTGCACTGCGCCTGGATGAACACGCGCGCCGCGCGACGACTCGGTCTGGACCTCGACGCGAGCGGAGTCGTCGCCGAGGCGCCGTGGATCGAGGCGCTGCAGCGGATCGACCAGCGCTCGGGGCTCGCCGCGCACGCCTACCGGGACGCCGCCGACGCGGCAGCCCGGCGTGGTGTGGTCGGGGTCGTCGAGTTCGAGAACACCGACAATCTCGGCGAATGGTCCGAGCGCATCGCGGACGGCGCGACGAGCCTGCGGATCGAGGCCGCCGCGTGGCCCGACCGGCTGGAGTCCGTCATCGCGGCGGGACTCCGCACCGGCGACGCGATCGACCCGGCCGGACTCCTCACCATGGGGCGACTCAAGGTCGTCGTCGACGGTTCCCTCAACACGAGGACCGCCTGGTGCTGGGACCCGTATCCGGGCGTCGACCCGTCGAGTGCGCACGCCTGCGGTGTCGAGAGCGTCTCGGTCGACGAACTCCGCCGACTGTTGGAACGAGCGAGGGGCGCCGGGATCGCGGCTGCCGTCCACGCGATCGGCGACCGAGCCAACACCGAGGTCCTCGACACCTTCGAAGCGCTCGGGATGCGCGGCGTCATCGAGCACGCCCAGCTCGTGCGCGAGCAGGACTTCGCCCGGTTCGCGAGCCTCGGTCTCATCGCGAGCGTGCAGCCCGAGCACGCGATGGACGACCGGGACGTCGCCGACCGCCACTGGAGCGGCCGCACGGGTCGCGCCTTCGCGTTCGGATCCCTGCACCGCGCAGGCGTCGGCCTCCGACTCGGCTCGGACGCTCCGGTCTCGCCCCTCGACCCGTGGCAGGCGATCGCCTCCGCGACGAGCCGGAGTCGCGACGGACGCGACGCCTGGCACCCCGAGCAACGGCTCCCGCTGGACGTGGCCCTGGCCGCGAGCGTCCGGACGTCGATCGCGGTCGGGCAGCCCGCCGACCTCGTCATCACGGACCTCGACCCGTTCGACGCCGACGCCGAGCGGCTGCGGTCGATGCCGGTCGCCGCGACGCTGCTCGGCGGTCGCTTCACCTGGTGCGCGATCTGA
- a CDS encoding hydroxymethylglutaryl-CoA reductase, degradative: MPRNSRIQGLRDHTPDERLDLVAEGAGIAAEALAALRPDAGLSIAQADHLVENVVGVIAVPVGVATNFTIDGEDRLVPMATEEPSVVAAASNAARIARVHGGFRTSSSGDVMIAQIQILDAVDPHAARLRVLEARDELLALANELDPILVSFGGGARDIDVRILPTRVGTQVIVHLHVDVRDAMGANAVNTMAEAIAPRIAEIAGSRTLLRILTNKADQRITRARAVFDADLLGGAQVVADIVAASAFAEADPYRAATHNKGIMNGITAVVLATGNDTRAVEAGCHSHAARSGRYAALSQFEQDADGNLVGTIEVPLAVGLVGGATKAHPTAQAGVTLLGVETARELAAVIASVGLAQNLAACRALAAEGIQRGHMTLHARTIAASAGATVDEIGAVAARIVADRRIRVEYAREVLDELRATSA, translated from the coding sequence ATGCCGAGAAACAGCCGAATCCAGGGGCTGCGCGACCACACGCCGGACGAGCGGCTCGACCTCGTCGCCGAGGGGGCCGGGATCGCGGCGGAAGCGCTCGCCGCACTGCGACCCGATGCCGGTCTGTCGATCGCCCAGGCGGACCACCTCGTGGAGAACGTGGTCGGCGTCATCGCCGTCCCGGTGGGCGTCGCGACGAACTTCACCATCGACGGCGAGGACCGACTCGTCCCCATGGCGACCGAGGAGCCGAGCGTCGTCGCCGCGGCATCCAACGCCGCCCGCATCGCGCGCGTGCACGGCGGGTTCCGGACGTCGTCGTCGGGCGACGTCATGATCGCGCAGATCCAGATCCTCGACGCCGTCGACCCGCACGCCGCGCGGCTCCGCGTCCTCGAGGCCCGCGACGAACTGCTCGCCCTCGCGAACGAGCTCGACCCGATCCTCGTCTCCTTCGGCGGCGGCGCCCGCGACATCGACGTGCGGATCCTGCCGACGCGGGTGGGGACACAGGTCATCGTCCACCTCCACGTCGACGTCCGCGACGCCATGGGCGCGAACGCCGTGAACACGATGGCCGAGGCGATCGCACCCCGCATCGCCGAGATCGCCGGATCGCGGACCCTCCTGCGGATCCTCACGAACAAAGCCGACCAGCGCATCACCCGAGCCAGGGCGGTGTTCGACGCCGACCTCCTCGGCGGTGCGCAGGTCGTCGCCGACATCGTCGCCGCGAGCGCGTTCGCCGAGGCCGACCCGTACCGGGCGGCCACGCACAACAAAGGCATCATGAACGGCATCACGGCCGTCGTCCTCGCCACGGGCAACGACACCCGGGCGGTCGAGGCCGGCTGTCACTCCCACGCGGCGCGGTCCGGTCGCTATGCGGCGCTGTCGCAGTTCGAGCAGGACGCCGACGGGAACCTCGTCGGCACGATCGAGGTCCCACTGGCCGTCGGACTCGTCGGCGGAGCGACGAAGGCACACCCGACGGCGCAAGCGGGCGTGACCCTCCTCGGCGTGGAGACGGCCCGGGAACTCGCGGCCGTCATCGCCTCGGTGGGCCTCGCCCAGAACCTGGCCGCGTGTCGGGCGCTCGCCGCCGAGGGCATCCAGCGCGGCCACATGACCCTGCATGCCCGGACGATCGCGGCGAGCGCCGGTGCGACCGTGGACGAGATCGGGGCGGTCGCGGCGAGGATCGTCGCTGACCGTCGGATCCGGGTCGAGTACGCACGCGAGGTGCTCGACGAGCTCCGGGCGACCTCGGCATGA
- the solA gene encoding N-methyl-L-tryptophan oxidase: MSVWELSAAPPPTTSPRRGAKVVAFEQFELGHVRGASHDTSRIVRTSYGAPQYVRLAQSAYRDWADLEQESGERLLTITGGVIFLPVDGPYSATDFTAALEECGVPHELLTPAEVQARWPQFRIPENVETVYTADTGIAHAARTVATLQLRARALGADIRDRTRVDALTPDGDGVVVQTSSGPVRAGKVVLAADAWANELLEPLGAAIPLDVMQEQVTYFRPADAEQLDRERFPVWIWEDEECYYGFPTFGEPTVKAARDVSENRMSPAERTFVPSPDLTGQLAGFMADLVPASGPELRTVTCQYALTPDRNFVLGPLEEHPDVIVALAAGHGFKFTPAFGRILAELALDGETSDDISSFAPSHARSADRVSPMPTSAS, from the coding sequence TTGTCGGTATGGGAGCTCTCGGCAGCGCCGCCGCCTACCACCTCGCCCCGTCGGGGCGCGAAGGTCGTCGCCTTCGAGCAGTTCGAACTCGGGCACGTCCGCGGTGCCTCGCACGACACCTCGCGGATCGTCCGGACGTCGTACGGCGCTCCGCAGTACGTGCGACTCGCGCAGTCGGCGTACCGCGACTGGGCCGACCTCGAGCAGGAATCGGGCGAGCGGTTGCTCACCATCACCGGCGGGGTCATCTTCCTGCCCGTCGACGGGCCCTACTCGGCCACCGACTTCACCGCGGCCCTGGAGGAGTGCGGTGTCCCGCACGAACTGCTGACGCCGGCCGAGGTGCAGGCGCGGTGGCCGCAGTTCCGGATCCCCGAGAACGTCGAGACCGTCTACACCGCCGACACCGGCATCGCCCACGCGGCGCGCACCGTCGCGACGCTGCAGCTCCGTGCTCGAGCACTCGGGGCGGACATCCGCGACCGCACCCGGGTCGACGCGCTGACCCCCGACGGCGACGGGGTCGTGGTGCAGACCTCCAGCGGCCCGGTGCGTGCCGGCAAGGTCGTCCTGGCCGCCGATGCCTGGGCGAACGAGCTGCTCGAACCCCTTGGCGCGGCGATCCCACTCGACGTCATGCAGGAGCAGGTCACCTACTTCCGCCCGGCCGACGCCGAGCAGCTCGATCGCGAGCGGTTCCCGGTGTGGATCTGGGAGGACGAGGAGTGCTACTACGGCTTCCCGACCTTCGGGGAACCGACGGTGAAGGCCGCACGCGACGTCTCGGAGAACCGCATGTCGCCGGCGGAGCGCACCTTCGTCCCGTCGCCGGACCTCACCGGGCAGCTGGCCGGCTTCATGGCGGACCTCGTGCCGGCGTCGGGCCCCGAGCTCCGCACGGTGACCTGTCAGTACGCGCTCACCCCGGACCGGAACTTCGTCCTCGGCCCGCTCGAGGAGCACCCGGACGTCATCGTCGCCCTCGCCGCCGGTCACGGCTTCAAGTTCACGCCCGCGTTCGGACGCATCCTCGCGGAGCTCGCGCTCGACGGGGAGACGAGCGACGACATCTCGAGCTTCGCCCCGTCCCACGCCCGCAGCGCCGACCGCGTCTCACCGATGCCGACCTCCGCGAGCTGA
- a CDS encoding amidohydrolase has translation MAAETETPTVTPQPTATPTRSQLFTNARVFTGTDETGFASAFRIVDGRFDWVGEASAVAGEPSVDLGGRTVLPGLIDSHTHPALMAATAIAAECFPPSVVSIDGLVERLREHQATLTAPSAWVLGRGFDDTKFPEGRMPTTADLDAVSTERPVLVWRCDAHSAVCNTAALRLAGITATTPDPSGARFERGPDGEPNGVLTEIAAVDAVARFISVPERDEQVASLVAIGEELASRGIVAVCDLLSNRLHDPLDAFRAAAAKGLRTRVALYPGWDPSAPLAELTPDDREGRIRIGGVKVVLDGAYSNRTAWVAEPYPESCDHGLRLVEDDDVLTAGAWARRNGVQLAVHAMGDRALDRVASLFEDQEPWLDGTPSVRIEHATIISEEYAERLRSARMTFGIATHTVFFFAEYDGYELALRAEQVPDAYPIARLFRTIGPLALSSDRPATAWSGADDVMLSVEAAVRRQAYNGADFVPEEAISVAQALLLYTGRAGLLSPLDSVGRIATGYDGSFAVLDRDVFSVPADEIATVRVAETWIRGEQVYRRSPQDEGVRS, from the coding sequence ATGGCAGCTGAGACGGAGACCCCCACCGTGACACCGCAACCCACCGCGACGCCGACCCGCTCGCAGCTCTTCACGAACGCCCGGGTGTTCACCGGCACCGACGAGACGGGCTTCGCCTCCGCGTTCCGCATCGTCGACGGCCGCTTCGACTGGGTGGGCGAGGCGTCCGCGGTCGCAGGTGAACCCTCGGTCGACCTCGGCGGACGCACCGTGCTCCCCGGCCTCATCGACAGCCACACCCACCCGGCGCTCATGGCCGCCACCGCCATTGCCGCCGAGTGCTTCCCGCCGTCGGTGGTCTCCATCGACGGACTCGTGGAGCGGCTGCGAGAGCACCAGGCGACGCTGACCGCGCCGAGCGCCTGGGTGCTCGGCCGCGGATTCGACGACACGAAGTTCCCCGAGGGACGGATGCCGACCACGGCCGACCTCGACGCGGTGTCAACAGAACGCCCCGTCCTCGTCTGGCGCTGCGACGCCCACTCGGCCGTCTGCAACACCGCGGCGCTCCGGCTCGCAGGCATCACGGCCACCACGCCCGACCCCTCGGGTGCGCGTTTCGAACGCGGACCGGACGGCGAACCGAACGGCGTCCTCACCGAGATCGCCGCGGTCGACGCGGTCGCCAGGTTCATCTCGGTGCCCGAACGCGACGAGCAGGTCGCCTCACTCGTCGCGATCGGCGAAGAACTGGCCTCGCGAGGGATCGTCGCCGTGTGCGACCTGCTGTCCAACCGACTGCACGACCCCCTCGACGCCTTCCGCGCCGCTGCCGCCAAGGGGCTCCGCACCCGCGTCGCCCTCTACCCGGGCTGGGACCCCTCCGCGCCACTCGCCGAGCTGACCCCGGACGATCGCGAAGGGCGGATCCGCATCGGCGGAGTGAAGGTCGTCCTCGACGGGGCCTACTCGAACCGCACCGCCTGGGTCGCGGAACCGTATCCCGAATCCTGCGACCACGGACTCCGACTCGTCGAGGACGACGACGTCCTCACAGCCGGCGCCTGGGCTCGCCGCAACGGCGTCCAGCTCGCGGTGCACGCCATGGGCGACCGCGCCCTCGACCGCGTCGCGAGCCTCTTCGAAGACCAGGAGCCCTGGCTCGACGGCACCCCCTCCGTCCGCATCGAGCACGCGACCATCATCAGCGAGGAGTACGCCGAACGGCTCCGCTCCGCGCGCATGACGTTCGGGATCGCCACCCACACCGTGTTCTTCTTCGCCGAATACGACGGCTACGAGCTCGCCCTGCGCGCCGAACAGGTCCCCGACGCCTACCCGATCGCCCGGTTGTTCCGCACCATCGGGCCGCTCGCGCTCTCCTCCGACCGCCCGGCCACCGCCTGGAGCGGCGCCGACGACGTCATGCTCTCCGTCGAGGCCGCCGTCCGACGCCAGGCCTACAACGGCGCCGACTTCGTCCCCGAGGAAGCCATCAGCGTCGCCCAGGCGCTCCTGCTGTACACGGGACGAGCCGGCCTGCTCTCGCCGCTCGACAGCGTCGGCCGGATCGCCACGGGATACGACGGCAGCTTCGCCGTCCTCGACCGCGACGTCTTCTCCGTCCCCGCGGACGAGATCGCCACCGTCCGGGTCGCCGAGACCTGGATCCGCGGCGAGCAGGTGTACCGGCGCTCGCCCCAGGACGAGGGGGTCCGCTCATGA
- a CDS encoding hydroxymethylglutaryl-CoA lyase yields the protein MSGLPQPRMEPVDGLPTRVRVYEVAPRDGLQAETDILPTAVKAELCRRLYEAGSRDLEVTSFVPATWIPQFADAERLVAGLDVPTGARAVGLVPNLRGLHRAIAAGVREVSVVVSASESFARANLNTSREGAVERAEEVVAAATAEGVPVRGYVSMAFGDPWEGAVDPATVVEAAVRLYRAGCSTVAVSDTIGVGTPGLTTRVVRDVLAAGIPVEAVALHLHDTYGQGLANVYAALSLGVAEFDSSVGGLGRCPYAKGATGNLATEDLVWMLHGLGIETGLDLGALAATTAWLARVRGVAAPSNVATALAAAASAVDTPSTAGGGR from the coding sequence ATGAGCGGCCTGCCGCAGCCCCGGATGGAACCGGTCGACGGTCTCCCGACGCGGGTGCGCGTCTACGAGGTGGCGCCGCGCGACGGGCTGCAGGCCGAGACGGACATCCTGCCGACGGCGGTGAAGGCGGAGCTCTGTCGGCGTCTGTACGAGGCGGGGTCGCGGGACCTCGAGGTGACGAGTTTCGTGCCGGCCACCTGGATCCCGCAGTTCGCGGATGCGGAACGGCTCGTCGCGGGCCTCGACGTGCCGACGGGTGCGCGGGCGGTCGGCCTCGTGCCGAACCTGCGCGGCCTGCATCGGGCGATCGCCGCGGGTGTCCGGGAGGTCTCCGTCGTCGTGAGCGCGTCGGAGTCGTTCGCCAGGGCCAATCTCAACACCTCGCGCGAGGGTGCCGTCGAACGGGCCGAGGAGGTCGTCGCCGCCGCGACCGCGGAGGGCGTGCCGGTGCGCGGCTACGTGTCGATGGCGTTCGGGGACCCCTGGGAGGGTGCGGTCGATCCGGCGACGGTCGTCGAGGCCGCCGTGCGGCTGTACCGCGCCGGGTGTTCGACGGTCGCCGTCAGCGACACGATCGGGGTCGGGACGCCCGGGCTCACGACCCGGGTCGTCCGGGACGTGCTCGCCGCCGGGATCCCGGTCGAGGCGGTCGCGCTGCATCTGCACGACACCTACGGGCAGGGACTCGCCAACGTGTACGCGGCGCTCTCGCTGGGCGTCGCCGAGTTCGACTCCTCCGTGGGTGGCCTGGGTCGCTGCCCGTACGCGAAGGGCGCCACCGGTAACCTCGCAACCGAGGACCTCGTGTGGATGCTCCACGGGCTCGGGATCGAGACCGGGCTCGACCTCGGGGCCCTCGCCGCGACGACCGCCTGGTTGGCGCGCGTCCGGGGCGTCGCAGCCCCCTCGAACGTGGCGACGGCCCTGGCGGCCGCAGCGTCCGCGGTCGACACCCCGAGCACCGCAGGAGGCGGCAGATGA
- a CDS encoding FMN-binding negative transcriptional regulator: MRHTTEYVQGDVEAVRALVREHPWATVVSHVPGRGLVSSHYPVLLEEDEDGIVLLSHVGRPDERLHELGQHEAMVIVYGPQGYVSPSWYDTSPAVPTWNFAVAHLYGVPELLSDEENLQVLDRLVAHFERVLPEPYLMNGTIANSEYAARIVHGTVGFRLRVTRFEAKEKMSQDKPAEVVERVITALGEPGPYRNPSLAARMAALHGLDSGTAAPSTDDGTPAR; this comes from the coding sequence ATGAGGCACACCACCGAGTACGTCCAGGGCGACGTCGAAGCGGTCCGCGCGCTGGTGCGCGAGCACCCCTGGGCGACGGTCGTCAGTCACGTCCCAGGTCGTGGGCTCGTCTCGTCGCACTATCCGGTCCTGCTCGAGGAGGACGAGGACGGGATCGTGCTCCTCAGCCACGTCGGGCGGCCCGATGAGCGACTGCACGAGCTCGGTCAGCACGAGGCCATGGTGATCGTCTACGGCCCCCAGGGGTACGTGTCGCCGAGCTGGTACGACACGTCGCCGGCCGTCCCCACCTGGAACTTCGCGGTCGCGCACCTGTACGGGGTGCCCGAACTGCTCTCGGACGAGGAGAACCTGCAGGTGCTCGACCGCCTCGTCGCCCACTTCGAGCGCGTGTTGCCCGAGCCGTACCTCATGAACGGGACGATCGCGAACAGCGAGTACGCGGCACGCATCGTCCATGGGACGGTCGGATTCCGCCTGCGCGTGACCCGGTTCGAGGCCAAGGAGAAGATGAGCCAGGACAAGCCGGCCGAGGTCGTCGAACGGGTGATCACGGCGCTCGGGGAGCCGGGTCCGTACCGGAACCCGAGCCTCGCCGCCCGCATGGCGGCCCTCCACGGGCTCGACTCTGGGACAGCGGCACCGTCCACCGACGACGGGACACCGGCACGGTGA
- a CDS encoding GAF domain-containing protein yields MRTTTDLVDAEPHDTERELIRLRRREHELSALFSSARELAELRDSDAVLARLVQRAHQMMGVDLAYLSEFDPVTHELRVRETSGSVSPSFQTLRVPPGRGLASVVVESRTAQWVADYSDYSTDRHERGIDDAVAAEGLVSLLGVPMLTSDDVLGVLFVGNRDRKDFSPDEVALLAALADHASVILQTTQTLRDLQDSEDASRRNLADLTAHLVERDRANTVHQELVQAVLAGGGFAPVAETLATALGRAVAVTDAQDRVIAAAGLPLSPGMLDLDDVTRAAITDSRRSGHCVLVASGGVGAVAALSAGSRHFGALILGDGDFELGAVDLRTVERAAQVAALLELQQEAASGADHRVRSELIADLLDDVPERRSDVERRARRLGIDLHELDSLLLLAVPGDQQTTAARALGRRLDDHALVGEYRGYVVAAHASDRQPLDADAVRRHVAGSIQQPVVAVVPRTAPDALTSAFTSAMRTARLIAALELSDLTASTDDFLPYSAIFDTDARALADFLRDTIGLVRRYDAERNADLLGTLRAFVRNNASPTRTARALNFHTNTILQRLDRLDQVLGASWREDERMFRLGIAVRLDELREQLQAGR; encoded by the coding sequence GTGCGAACGACCACCGACCTCGTCGACGCCGAACCCCACGACACCGAGCGGGAGCTGATCCGGCTGCGACGCCGCGAGCACGAGCTCTCAGCCCTGTTCTCGAGCGCCCGCGAACTGGCCGAGCTCCGCGACAGCGACGCCGTGCTCGCCAGACTCGTCCAGCGCGCCCACCAGATGATGGGCGTCGATCTGGCCTACCTGTCCGAGTTCGACCCGGTCACCCACGAGTTGCGGGTCCGCGAGACGAGTGGCTCCGTCAGTCCGTCCTTCCAGACACTCCGGGTGCCTCCCGGGCGCGGACTCGCGAGCGTCGTCGTCGAATCGCGCACGGCCCAGTGGGTCGCGGACTACTCCGACTACTCGACCGATCGACACGAGCGCGGCATCGACGACGCGGTCGCAGCGGAGGGGCTCGTCTCCCTGCTCGGCGTGCCGATGCTCACGAGCGATGACGTCCTCGGCGTCCTCTTCGTCGGCAACCGCGACCGGAAGGACTTCTCCCCCGACGAGGTCGCGCTCCTGGCGGCGCTCGCGGACCACGCCTCGGTCATCCTCCAGACGACGCAGACCCTCCGCGACCTGCAGGACTCCGAGGACGCCAGCCGACGGAACCTGGCGGACCTCACCGCCCACCTCGTCGAACGCGACCGGGCGAACACCGTCCACCAGGAGCTCGTCCAGGCGGTCCTCGCCGGGGGCGGATTCGCACCCGTCGCGGAGACGCTCGCAACCGCACTCGGCCGTGCGGTCGCCGTGACCGACGCGCAGGACCGGGTGATCGCGGCAGCCGGTCTCCCGCTCTCCCCCGGCATGCTCGACCTCGACGACGTCACCCGCGCGGCCATCACCGACAGCCGTCGCTCCGGCCACTGCGTCCTCGTCGCGAGCGGCGGTGTCGGAGCGGTCGCCGCCCTGTCCGCCGGCAGCCGGCACTTCGGCGCCCTCATCCTCGGTGACGGCGACTTCGAGCTCGGCGCCGTGGACCTCCGCACCGTCGAACGCGCGGCGCAGGTCGCGGCACTCCTCGAACTGCAGCAGGAGGCGGCTTCAGGCGCGGACCACCGGGTCCGCAGCGAACTCATCGCCGACCTCCTCGACGACGTGCCCGAACGCCGATCCGACGTCGAACGACGAGCCAGGCGCCTCGGCATCGACCTGCACGAACTCGACTCCCTGCTGCTCCTTGCCGTCCCGGGAGACCAGCAGACCACCGCCGCCCGAGCGCTCGGCCGCCGACTCGACGACCATGCGCTCGTCGGCGAGTACCGCGGGTACGTCGTCGCCGCACACGCCTCCGACCGTCAGCCGCTCGACGCCGACGCCGTCCGCCGACACGTCGCCGGCAGCATCCAGCAACCCGTCGTCGCCGTCGTGCCCCGCACCGCTCCCGACGCCCTCACCTCCGCGTTCACCAGCGCGATGCGCACCGCCAGACTCATCGCCGCACTGGAACTCTCGGACCTCACCGCATCGACCGACGACTTCCTGCCCTACTCGGCGATCTTCGACACCGATGCGCGGGCGCTCGCCGACTTCCTGCGCGACACCATCGGACTCGTCCGGCGCTACGACGCCGAGCGGAACGCCGACCTGCTCGGGACGCTGCGTGCGTTCGTGCGGAACAACGCGAGCCCCACCCGCACGGCGCGCGCCCTGAACTTCCACACGAACACGATCCTCCAGCGGCTCGACCGGCTCGACCAGGTCCTCGGAGCCTCCTGGCGCGAGGACGAGCGCATGTTCCGGCTCGGCATCGCCGTCCGCCTCGACGAGCTCCGCGAGCAGTTGCAGGCCGGACGGTAA